TGCAAATGTAAAGGCAGCGCTCATAAAGGCAGGAGTAGACACAAAGAGCATAGAAAGCGACTCATACTCAATAAACCCAATTTACGAATGGAGCGACATATTCAAGAAAAGCGAATTCAAGGGATACCAGGTTACGCACACCCTGAAAATCACTACAACAGAGATAGATAAGACCGGCGACATAATCGACGCGGCAGTGAATTCAGGAGCAAACCAGGTGGATAGAGTAGTATTTGACCTCTCAAAGGAGCTTGAAAAAGACATTTACCATGAAGCATTGACAGAGGCAGCATCACTTGCAAAGGCAAAAGCAAGTTCAATTGCAGACGCGCTTGAAGTGAATCTTGGAAAGATAAAGACAGTAACTGAGTCAAGCGGATATTACTCGCCTTATGTAAACTATTACAGAAACGACTTTTCCGGAGCAGCAGGAGCAGAAGCAATGAAATCATCAGAGATT
This DNA window, taken from Candidatus Woesearchaeota archaeon, encodes the following:
- a CDS encoding SIMPL domain-containing protein (The SIMPL domain is named for its presence in mouse protein SIMPL (signalling molecule that associates with mouse pelle-like kinase). Bacterial member BP26, from Brucella, was shown to assemble into a channel-like structure, while YggE from E. coli has been associated with resistance to oxidative stress.) codes for the protein MEKNECCGKHGIMHFLIILGIIAIAVMLFKSFGQKQNITIDNSNAMDAISVSGESQIEVMPDKAMVYVSIVTNSTSAKEAKDEAAKIFANVKAALIKAGVDTKSIESDSYSINPIYEWSDIFKKSEFKGYQVTHTLKITTTEIDKTGDIIDAAVNSGANQVDRVVFDLSKELEKDIYHEALTEAASLAKAKASSIADALEVNLGKIKTVTESSGYYSPYVNYYRNDFSGAAGAEAMKSSEIMPQKLTVTGMISVSYYIE